The following proteins come from a genomic window of Musa acuminata AAA Group cultivar baxijiao chromosome BXJ1-7, Cavendish_Baxijiao_AAA, whole genome shotgun sequence:
- the LOC135679684 gene encoding subtilisin-like protease 4 translates to MSLSKHALSLVLYLCASFLRYGLHVDGSEEPKAYIVHVKGPEKMDFDVADQWSDWYSSLLESAATPLGLESEEGDPRSRLIYSYRNVMTGFAARLTPREVEAMSTMDWFLHAYPSRVYRLKTTHTPEFLGLRLGVWNESNMGEGIIIGLLDTGVTPGHPSYDDHGMPPPPAKWKGRCDLKASACNNKLIGARSFINHDGLDRRSTGTPVDEEGHGTHTSSTAAGAFVKRANVNGFAPGVAAGMAPRAHIAAYKVCDEIACMGHDMLAAMDAAVDDGVDVLSFSISADPIPFHSDPIAQGTFNAIGKGVFISCSAGNEGPDPGSVNNDAPWVLTVGASTTDRLFLASVKLGNGRKLYGESLHRPRSFNPKMLPLVYPGFVTAKDGAYMCINGTLDGVDVRGKLVLCQLGVIDSVQMSEVVKKAGGAGMIVMNYPVDGYTIIADDHVLPTSLVPYAYGLEIQAYINSTSTPIANIIYHGTVMHRPHSPDVASFSSRGPSQITPGILKPDIIGPGVNILAGWNSQAFALISGTSMSCPHLSGIAALIKKAHPGWSPAAIKSAIMTTAYVTDNTGGPILDELHHPADLFAVGAGHVNPRQAIDPGLVYDLTQEDYVPYLCGLRYNDSAVSALTRKPVRCSSLKSISQGELNYPSISVKLRANSSKSVSYTRTVTNVGKPTSIYAVKVDMPKGVSASVTPTTLSFKKVNQKKSFSISFRRSGGRSGRVSGQLRWVSRKHVVRSPISILLK, encoded by the coding sequence ATGTCTCTCAGCAAACATGCCCTCTCCCTCGTCCTCTACCTCTGTGCTTCCTTCCTCCGCTACGGCTTGCATGTCGACGGCTCTGAGGAGCCGAAGGCTTACATTGTTCACGTCAAGGGCCCCGAGAAGATGGACTTCGATGTCGCAGACCAATGGAGCGATTGGTACTCCTCTCTCTTGGAGAGTGCAGCTACACCATTAGGACTGGAGTCTGAAGAAGGTGACCCGCGCTCGCGCCTTATCTACTCCTACCGCAACGTCATGACGGGCTTCGCTGCGCGGCTCACCCCGAGGGAGGTGGAGGCCATGTCGACGATGGACTGGTTTCTGCACGCCTACCCCAGCCGTGTTTACCGCCTTAAGACAACACACACACCCGAGTTCCTGGGACTGAGGCTGGGCGTGTGGAACGAGAGCAACATGGGCGAAGGAATCATCATCGGCCTCCTCGACACCGGCGTCACCCCCGGCCATCCTTCCTACGACGACCACGGCATGCCGCCGCCGCCGGCCAAGTGGAAGGGGCGCTGCGACTTGAAGGCGTCGGCTTGCAACAACAAGCTCATCGGTGCAAGGTCCTTCATCAATCACGACGGACTCGACCGTCGGTCGACTGGCACGCCCGTCGACGAAGAAGGTCACGGCACGCACACGTCGAGCACCGCCGCCGGGGCGTTCGTGAAGCGTGCCAACGTCAACGGGTTCGCCCCGGGAGTCGCTGccgggatggccccccgtgctcaCATCGCTGCCTACAAGGTGTGCGACGAAATCGCATGCATGGGTCACGACATGTTGGCCGCCATGGACGCCGCGGTGGACGATGGGGTCGACGTGCTCTCCTTCTCGATCAGCGCCGACCCAATTCCCTTCCACTCGGACCCGATCGCGCAGGGTACCTTCAACGCTATCGGCAAAGGTGTCTTCATCAGCTGCTCAGCCGGCAACGAGGGGCCTGATCCTGGCTCCGTGAATAACGATGCGCCGTGGGTACTTACGGTGGGAGCGAGCACCACAGACCGCCTCTTCTTGGCCTCCGTGAAGCTTGGCAACGGACGAAAGCTCTATGGGGAATCACTGCACCGGCCGCGTTCCTTCAACCCCAAAATGCTACCTCTCGTTTACCCCGGCTTCGTCACGGCTAAAGATGGCGCCTACATGTGCATCAATGGCACCTTAGATGGTGTGGACGTCCGCGGAAAGTTAGTGTTGTGCCAGCTTGGCGTCATTGACAGTGTGCAAATGAGTGAAGTCGTCAAGAAAGCCGGCGGTGCCGGGATGATCGTCATGAACTATCCGGTAGACGGGTACACGATCATAGCCGACGACCATGTGCTCCCGACATCCCTGGTTCCATACGCTTACGGACTCGAGATCCAGGCCTACATCAACTCCACTTCTACCCCGATCGCGAACATCATCTACCACGGCACCGTCATGCACAGGCCCCACTCGCCGGATGTGGCCTCGTTCTCCTCCCGCGGGCCCAGCCAAATCACGCCGGGGATCCTGAAGCCGGACATCATCGGCCCAGGCGTCAACATCCTCGCCGGGTGGAACTCCCAGGCCTTCGCCTTGATCTCCGGCACCTCCATGTCCTGCCCGCATCTCTCCGGCATCGCAGCTCTGATCAAGAAAGCGCACCCCGGCTGGTCGCCGGCCGCGATCAAATCGGCGATCATGACGACAGCGTACGTGACGGACAACACAGGCGGGCCGATCCTCGACGAGCTGCACCACCCGGCCGACCTCTTCGCCGTAGGCGCGGGTCACGTGAATCCACGGCAGGCCATCGATCCAGGTCTCGTCTACGACCTCACACAGGAAGACTACGTTCCGTATCTTTGTGGCCTCCGCTACAATGACTCAGCTGTTAGCGCCCTAACTCGCAAACCCGTGCGCTGCTCGTCTCTTAAGAGCATCTCCCAAGGAGAGCTGAACTACCCTTCCATATCGGTCAAGCTGCGGGCGAACAGTTCGAAGTCGGTCAGCTACACACGGACGGTGACCAATGTGGGGAAGCCGACGTCGATTTACGCGGTGAAGGTCGACATGCCGAAGGGGGTGTCGGCGAGCGTTACGCCAACCACGCTGTCGTTCAAGAAGGTGAACCAGAAGAAAAGCTTCAGCATCAGCTTCAGGAGAAGCGGAGGTCGATCGGGCAGAGTCAGTGGGCAACTGAGGTGGGTGTCGAGGAAGCACGTGGTTAGAAGCCCAATCTCCATCCTCTTGAAGTAA